AGCCTTGCATGAGCCAAGACTGGCTGACCGAACCCTGCTTCGCCATCGATGAAGCAAGCCGCGAACGTGCGCTGCAGCACCAGTCGCAGCTGACCAAGCCGCCGGGTTCGCTGGGCACGCTGGAAGCCATGGCCGTGCGACTGGCCGGCATGCAGCATGTGGTCACCCCGTCGGTGCAGTCGGTGTGGATCAGCGTGTTCGCGGCTGATCATGGCGTGGCCGCCGAAGGCGTGTCTGCGTTTCCGCAGGTGGTCACCGGCGAGATGATCCGCAACTTCGCCAGCGGCGGCGCGGCCATCAGCGTGCTTGCGCGCAGCCTGGGCGCCATGCTCGAAGTGGTGAACCTGGGTACGGTGAATGATCCGGGTGAACTGCCGCATGTGCGTCGCGCCATCATCGCGCCGCAGACCAGCAATTTCTGCGAGCGTCCCGCCATGAGCGCGGTGCAGCTCGAACTGGCCCTGCGCGCCGGCGCCGACAGCGCGCAGGCTGCGCAGGATGCCGGCGCGAAACTGTTCATCGGTGGCGAAATGGGCATCGCCAACACCACCTCCGCTGCAGCGCTTGCCTGCGGCCTGCTGGGCGACACCCCGGGAGCGCTGGCTGGCGCAGGCACCGGCCTGGATGCCAAGGGCATCCAGCACAAGGCCGCGGTGATCGAGCGTGCGCTCGCGCTTTACCCGTCCGATGATGACGACGCACTGGCCTGGCTGGCGCGCGTGGGTGGTTTCGAAATTGCGGCGTTGTGTGGCGCGTACATCAGTGCAGCGCAGCGCGGCATTCCGGTGCTGGTGGATGGCTTCATCACCACGGCCGCGGCGTTGGCTGCCGTGCGCATCAATCCGTCGAGCCGCGACTGGATGTTCTTCGCGCATCGTTCGCGCGAACGCGGTCATGCGCGCCTGCTATCCGTGCTGGAAGCCGATCCGCTGCTTGATCTGGGCCTGCGTCTGGGCGAAGGCAGCGGCGCCGCGATGGCGGTGCCGATGATGCGCCTGGCTTGCGACCTGCACTCCCGCATGGCGACCTTCGCGCAGGCGGGGGTGAGCGGCGCATGATCGGAAAACACATCGGCATCGATTTGTTGCGCCATGGCGACACCGGACAGCGCAGCTATCGCGGCCAGCTGGATGACAGCCTCAGCGCGCTCGGCTGGAGCCAGTTGCGCGCGGCAATCTTCGGGCGCAGCTGGGATGCCATCGTAAGCTCGCCACTGCGCCGTTGCGCGGAATTTGCACAGGATCTGTCCGGCGCAAGGCGGGTGCCGCTGCGCATCGATGCGCGCCTGGCCGAATACCATTTCGGCGACTGGCAGGGTGTGCCCATCGAGACGCTGGCAGAGGAACAGGGCGAGGCGTTGAAGCATTTCTGGATGGATCCGGTGGCGCACCCGCCGCCGGGTGGTGAGCCGTTTGCCGCGTTCCGCGAGCGTTTGTGCGCCGCGTTGAACGACGTGGCCGAGGAAGCGCAGACGCAGCGCGTGCTGGTGGTGACGCACGGCGGCGCGATCCGGCTGCTGCGCTGTGAGGCGGAAGGGCGCGACTTCGGCGAGATGGCGAACCTCGAGGTGCCGCATGCCTCACTGCATTCGTTGCACTGGAACACGCCGGCCGTGACCCAGGCTGGCAGCTGATGCGCGGACTGTTCGCCGCCATCGGGTTTCTCACGCGCTTGCCGGTGCCGGCACGCGTGTTCGATGGCGCACGCTCGCCCTCGGCGCAGCTGGCCTGGTACCCGGCGGTGGGGCTGTTGATCGGCGGCCTGCTCTGGTGCCTGGGATGGCTGTTGTCCGGTGCGCCGCCCTTGCTGGCGGCGGCGCTGTTGCTGGCCGGGTGGGTGGTGCTTACCGGCGCGCTGCATCTGGATGGCCTGGCCGACAGTGCGGATGCGTGGGTGGGCGGCATGGGTGATCGCGAGCGCACGCTGGCGATCATGAAGGATCCTCGCAGCGGCCCGATCGGGGTGACGGCGGTGGTGCTGGTGCTGCTGCTGAAGTTCGCGGCGCTGGCGAGCCTGCCGCACCCGTCTGCCGTACTCGTGGTGGCTCCGTTGCTGGGCCGTGCCGCCCTGACGTTCGCCTTCATGACCACGCCCTACGTGCGCAGCGCCGGGATAGGCAGCGGGCTGGTCGGGGAATCGCCGCTGGCCTGCACCGCGGCGTTGCTGTTGGCAGTTGTGCTCAGCGTGCTGACCGGCTGGCATGGCGTGCGTGCCCTGGTCGCGGCGCTGCTGGTCTTCGCCTGGTGGCGCTGGGCGTGCCGGCGTCGCCTGGGCGGCATGACCGGCGATACCTGCGGTGCGCTCACCGAGCTGACCGAGATGGCCGTGCTGGTCGCCTGGGCCCTCTGATCGCGCCTTATCGTTGAAATCGGGCGGTTCGGCTCGATAATGGAGCGTTGTCGCCAGGCGATGCCGGTGGTTGATCCCGGCGCGGCGGCGAGCGATTTCCCGGAGTATCCATGCCTATCTACGAATTCGAATGCAGCAGCTGCGGTCATCGTTTTGACCGCCTGCAGAAGATGTCCGATCCCGATCCGTCGGTCTGTCCCGCCTGTGACGTGGCCGAAGTGAAGCGCCGCGTGAGCGCGCCGGGCTTCCGCCTGGCCGGCAGCGGCTGGTACGAGACCGACTTCAAGAAGGACGGCGACAAGAAGCGCAACCTGGCCGGCGACGGCGGTGCTTCGTCGTCGGGTTCGTCCAGTTCGTCGGGCTCATCCGGATCGTCCGGCGACAGCTGATCGCGCGACCTGCCTGAATGCCGGATAGCCGGTCGGCAGGTTTTTGCGGGAAGTCGCAAGTTATTCAATTCCGGTTGAAGATGTCCCCACTAGCGTGACGCCCCGTCACAGTGAAGGAGTGGGTGGATGTTACGGACAAGAACGGGCTTGATGGGCGTGGCCGCGGGCCTGTTGGCGGGCCTGATGTGGGTTTCGGCCCCGGTCGCCCATGCTCAGGGGCGGGATTCGGTGCGTTGCGGCAGCGACGATGGCCGCTTCCAGCGTTGCCAGGTGCCCTGGCGCGACGCGGAGATGATCCGTCAGGAATCGAACAGCCCGTGCGTGCGCGGCGACACCTGGGGCGTCGATCGCGGCGGCCTGTGGGTGGATCGTGGATGCCGTGGCCAGTTCGTGGAGATGGGCCGTGGCGGCTACCGTCCGCCGAACAACGGCTATTACCCGCCGCCGGGCTATCGCCCGCCGGACAATGGATGGCGCCCGGGCCCCGACTGGGACCGCGAGATCCGTTTCCAGTGCGAAAGCAACGATCACCAGTACCACTTCTGCCAGGTGGACGTGGGTGGTCGCGGCGACGTGAGCCTGGTGCGCCAGCTGTCCGGCACCGGTTGCCAGGAGGGCTACAACTGGGGCTGGAACCGCGCCGGCGTATGGGTTTCCAAGGGTTGCCGCGGCCTGTTCTCGGTCAATCGCCGCTGGTAAATGGTTGAAACCGGGGCCCCGGGGCGGTTGCCATGCCGCCCCGGGCGCCCGTCCCGGGGCAGGCCGGTGTTAACATTCCGGGTCTTCTTGTCCACGCATCACGCCGCCCTGCGGCCCGGAGTTCCAAGCGCATGCGCACGCATTACTGCGGCCTCATCGATGAGGCACTGGTCGGCCAGACCGTCACCCTTTGCGGCTGGGTCAACACCCTCCGCCTGCAGAGCCACGTGGCTTTCGTCGACCTGCGCGACCACGAGGGTCTCGCCCAGGTAGTGATCGAGCGTGAGAACGCCGACGCGTTCGCCGTGGCCAACGAGATCGGTAACGAATACTGCCTGCGCGTCACCGGCACCATCCGCAAGCGCCTGTCGGTGAACGACAAGCTGCGCACCGGCACGGTGGAACTGGTCGCCGACAAGGTGGAGATCCTCAACGCCGCGAAGGACCTGCCGTTCGCGCTGCACGAGAATCCCAACGAGGACATGCGGATGACCTACCGCTACCTCGACCTGCGCCGGCCCGAAATGCAGAAGATGATGCGCCGTCGCATCAAGCTGGTGCAGTCGCTGCGCCGCTACCTGGACGCCGCCGGTTTCCAGGACATCGAAACGCCCATCCTCACCAAGGCCACGCCGGAAGGTGCGCGCGACTACCTGGTGCCCAGCCGCGTGCACCCGGGTCAGTTCTACGCGCTGCCGCAGTCGCCGCAGCTGTTCAAGCAGATCCTGATGATGGCCGGTTTCGATCGCTACTATCAGATCGCCCGCTGCTTCCGCGACGAGGACCTGCGCGCCGACCGCCAGCCGGAATTCACCCAGCTCGACCTTGAGTTCGCCTTCGTCGAAGAGAAGGACGTGCAGGACTTCGTGGAGGAACTGATCCGCCACGTGTTCAAGGAAGTGGTGAACGTCGAGCTCGACGAGGTGTTCCCGCGCATGACCTGGGCCGAGGCCATGCGCC
The nucleotide sequence above comes from Dyella telluris. Encoded proteins:
- the cobT gene encoding nicotinate-nucleotide--dimethylbenzimidazole phosphoribosyltransferase, whose protein sequence is MSQDWLTEPCFAIDEASRERALQHQSQLTKPPGSLGTLEAMAVRLAGMQHVVTPSVQSVWISVFAADHGVAAEGVSAFPQVVTGEMIRNFASGGAAISVLARSLGAMLEVVNLGTVNDPGELPHVRRAIIAPQTSNFCERPAMSAVQLELALRAGADSAQAAQDAGAKLFIGGEMGIANTTSAAALACGLLGDTPGALAGAGTGLDAKGIQHKAAVIERALALYPSDDDDALAWLARVGGFEIAALCGAYISAAQRGIPVLVDGFITTAAALAAVRINPSSRDWMFFAHRSRERGHARLLSVLEADPLLDLGLRLGEGSGAAMAVPMMRLACDLHSRMATFAQAGVSGA
- a CDS encoding histidine phosphatase family protein produces the protein MIGKHIGIDLLRHGDTGQRSYRGQLDDSLSALGWSQLRAAIFGRSWDAIVSSPLRRCAEFAQDLSGARRVPLRIDARLAEYHFGDWQGVPIETLAEEQGEALKHFWMDPVAHPPPGGEPFAAFRERLCAALNDVAEEAQTQRVLVVTHGGAIRLLRCEAEGRDFGEMANLEVPHASLHSLHWNTPAVTQAGS
- a CDS encoding adenosylcobinamide-GDP ribazoletransferase, producing MMRGLFAAIGFLTRLPVPARVFDGARSPSAQLAWYPAVGLLIGGLLWCLGWLLSGAPPLLAAALLLAGWVVLTGALHLDGLADSADAWVGGMGDRERTLAIMKDPRSGPIGVTAVVLVLLLKFAALASLPHPSAVLVVAPLLGRAALTFAFMTTPYVRSAGIGSGLVGESPLACTAALLLAVVLSVLTGWHGVRALVAALLVFAWWRWACRRRLGGMTGDTCGALTELTEMAVLVAWAL
- a CDS encoding FmdB family zinc ribbon protein yields the protein MPIYEFECSSCGHRFDRLQKMSDPDPSVCPACDVAEVKRRVSAPGFRLAGSGWYETDFKKDGDKKRNLAGDGGASSSGSSSSSGSSGSSGDS
- a CDS encoding DUF3011 domain-containing protein; translated protein: MGVAAGLLAGLMWVSAPVAHAQGRDSVRCGSDDGRFQRCQVPWRDAEMIRQESNSPCVRGDTWGVDRGGLWVDRGCRGQFVEMGRGGYRPPNNGYYPPPGYRPPDNGWRPGPDWDREIRFQCESNDHQYHFCQVDVGGRGDVSLVRQLSGTGCQEGYNWGWNRAGVWVSKGCRGLFSVNRRW